One region of Polaribacter pectinis genomic DNA includes:
- the tpx gene encoding thiol peroxidase has protein sequence MADITLKGNAINTVGNLPEIGSKAPDFKLTGVDLSTKTLADFAGKKVILNIFPSVDTGTCATSVREFNKKAADLENTAVLCISKDLPFAQARFCGAEGIENVVMLSDFATGNFGKEYNLEIANGPLAHLHSRAIVILDEKGNVSYTEQVSEIVDEPNYEAALKAI, from the coding sequence ATGGCAGATATAACATTAAAAGGAAACGCAATAAACACAGTAGGAAATTTACCTGAAATTGGCTCTAAAGCACCAGATTTTAAATTAACTGGCGTAGATTTATCTACTAAAACTTTGGCAGATTTTGCTGGTAAAAAAGTAATTTTAAACATTTTTCCTAGTGTAGATACAGGAACTTGTGCAACTTCTGTAAGAGAATTTAATAAAAAAGCAGCAGATTTAGAAAATACAGCAGTATTATGTATTTCTAAAGATTTGCCTTTTGCTCAAGCCCGTTTTTGTGGTGCAGAAGGAATTGAAAATGTTGTAATGTTATCTGATTTTGCAACAGGAAACTTTGGAAAAGAATATAATTTAGAAATTGCAAACGGACCACTAGCCCACTTACACTCTAGAGCAATTGTTATTTTAGATGAAAAAGGAAATGTTTCTTATACAGAACAAGTTTCTGAAATTGTAGATGAACCAAATTACGAAGCTGCGTTAAAAGCAATCTAA
- a CDS encoding diacylglycerol kinase family protein, with protein sequence MKNPNDGFLRGRIRSLKFALRGMWLLMTTEDSIKAQLCIAIFATILGFYFDISNVEWMIQFLAIGLVLVAEAANTAIEEIADFIHPEYHKKIGLIKDIAAGAPSFAAFISLIVAGFIYIPRINLLF encoded by the coding sequence ATGAAAAATCCGAATGATGGTTTTTTAAGAGGAAGAATTCGTAGTTTAAAATTTGCCTTGAGAGGAATGTGGCTTTTAATGACAACAGAAGACAGCATAAAAGCACAGCTCTGTATAGCTATTTTTGCCACTATTCTTGGATTTTATTTTGATATTTCTAATGTAGAATGGATGATTCAATTTTTAGCTATTGGCCTTGTTTTAGTTGCAGAAGCTGCTAACACTGCCATAGAAGAAATAGCAGATTTTATTCATCCAGAATACCATAAAAAAATAGGACTTATAAAAGATATTGCAGCAGGCGCACCAAGTTTTGCTGCATTTATCTCTTTAATTGTTGCAGGTTTTATCTATATTCCAAGAATCAATTTATTATTTTAG